Proteins encoded within one genomic window of Musa acuminata AAA Group cultivar baxijiao unplaced genomic scaffold, Cavendish_Baxijiao_AAA HiC_scaffold_840, whole genome shotgun sequence:
- the LOC135664470 gene encoding cytochrome f, which produces MQNKNTFSWVKEEMTRSISVSIMIYVITRASISNAYPIFAQQGYENPREATGRIVCANCHLANKPVDIEVPQAVLPDTVFEAVVRIPYDKQLKQVLANGKKGTLNVGAVLILPDGFELAPLDRISPELKEKIGNLSFQSYRPNKRNIIVIGPVPGQKYSEIVFPILSPDPATKKDVHFLKYPIYVGGNRGRGQIYPDGSKSNNTVYNATSAGIVSRIVRKEKGGYEITIVDASDGHQVVDIIPPGPELLVSEGESIKLDQPLTSNPNVGGFGQGDAEIVLQDPLRVQGLLFFLASVILAQVFLVLKKKQFEKVQLYEMNF; this is translated from the coding sequence atgcaaaataaaaatactttttcttgggtAAAGGAAGAGATGACTCGATCCATTTCTGTATCGATCATGATATATGTAATAACTCGGGCATCTATTTCAAATGCATATCCCATTTTTGCGCAGCAGGGTTATGAAAACCCGCGAGAAGCAACGGGACGAATTGTATGTGCCAATTGCCATTTAGCTAATAAACCCGTGGATATTGAAGTTCCGCAAGCTGTGCTTCCTGATACTGTATTTGAAGCAGTTGTTCGAATCCCTTATGATAAGCAACTGAAACAAGTTCTTGCTAATGGTAAAAAGGGGACTTTGAATGTGGGGGCTGTTCTCATTTTACCCGACGGATTCGAATTAGCCCCCCTTGATCGTATTTCTCCTGAGTTGAAAGAAAAGATAGGAAATCTGTCTTTTCAGAGTTATCGTCCcaacaaaagaaatattattgtgATAGGTCCTGTTCCCGGTCAGAAATATAGTGAAATCGTCTTTCCCATTCTTTCCCCCGACCCTGCTACGAAGAAAGACGTTCACTTCTTAAAATATCCCATATACGTAGGTGGGAACAGAGGAAGGGGTCAGATTTATCCTGATGGTAGCAAAAGTAACAATACAGTCTATAATGCTACATCAGCAGGTATAGTAAGCAGAATAGTACGTAAAGAAAAAGGGGGATATGAAATAACCATAGTTGATGCATCGGATGGACATCAAGTGGTTGATATTATACCTCCAGGACCAGAACTTCTTGTTTCAGAGGGTGAATCCATCAAGCTTGATCAACCATTAACAAGCAATCCCAATGTGGGAGGCTTTGGTCAGGGAGATGCAGAAATAGTGCTTCAAGACCCATTACGGGTCCAaggtcttttgttcttcttggcatctgttattttggcacaagtttttttggttcttaaaaagaaacagtttgaaaaggttcaattgtacgaaatgaatttctag
- the LOC135664467 gene encoding acetyl-coenzyme A carboxylase carboxyl transferase subunit beta, chloroplastic-like has translation MGKWWFRSMLSNEKLEHRCGLSKSRCGLSKSMDSLDGIGHTSRSEQPILNDTKNDTKKKIPSWNHSGNYSFTNVDSLFEIKDIWSLISDDTFLVRDSNGDSYSVYFDIENQIFEVDNDSSFLSELEKKLSSYLSRGSKKKNHYYYHYMYDTQSGWNNHINSCIDSYLRFEVSINSSISGSTNNYSDSYFYNFICTENRNSSESGRSSKRTRKNFNDFHEEVESDFHEEVEFHEEVESDFHEEVESDFHEEVEFHEEVESNDFNEEVESDFNEEVESDFNEEVESDFNEEVESDFNEEVESDFNEEVEFHEEVEFHEEVESDFHEEVESNDFNINQKYKHLWVQCENCYGLNYKKFFKSKMNICEQCGYHLKMSSSDRIELSIDPGTWDPLDKDMISIDPIDFRSKEEPYGDRIDSYQRRTGLADAIQTGIGQINGIPVAIGVMDFQFMGGSMGSVVGEKITRLIEYATNRSLPVIIVCASGGARMQEGSLSLMQMAKISSASSNYQSDKKLFYVSILTSPTTGGVTASFGMLGDIIIAEPNAYIAFAGKRVIEQTLKKVIPEGSQVSEYLFHKGLFDPIVPRNLLKGVLGELFQLHGFFPLNPSSKM, from the coding sequence ATGGGAAAATGGTGGTTCCGTTCGATGTTGTCTAACGAGAAGTTAGAACATAGGTGTGGGCTAAGTAAATCTAGGTGTGGGCTAAGTAAATCAATGGATAGTCTTGATGGTATTGGACATACCAGTAGAAGTGAACAACCTATTCTAAACGATACGAAGAACGATACGAAGAAAAAGATTCCTAGTTGGAATCATAGTGGTAATTATAGTTTCACTAATGTTGATTCTTtatttgaaatcaaggatatttGGAGTTTGATCTCTGATGACACTTTTTTAGTTAGGGATAGTAATGGTGACAGTTACTCTgtatattttgatattgaaaATCAGATTTTTGAGGTTGACAATGATAGTTCTTTTCTGAGTGAACTAGAAAAAAAACTTTCTAGTTATTTGAGTAGGGGGTCTAAGAAAAAGAATCACTACTATTATCATTACATGTATGATACTCAATCTGGTTGGAATAATCACATTAATAGTTGCATTGATAGTTATCTTCGTTTTGAAGTCAGTATTAATAGTTCTATTTCGGGTAGTACCAACAATTACAGTGACAGTTACTTTTATAACTTCATTTGTACTGAAAATAGAAATAGTAGTGAGAGCGGTAGGTCTAGTAAAAGAACTAGAAAAAATTTCAATGATTTCCATGAAGAGgtggaatccgatttccatgaagaagtagaattccacgaagaagtagaatccgacttccatgaagaagtagaatccgatttccatgaagaagtagaattccacgaagaagtagaatccaatgatttcaatgaagaagtagaatctgatttcaatgaagaagtggaatccgatttcaatgaagaagtggaatccgatttcaatgaagaagtggaatccgatttcaatgaagaagtggaatccgatttcaatgaagaagtagaattccatgaagaagtagaattccatgaagaagtagaatccgacttccatgaagaagtagaatccaatgatttcaatataaatcaaaaataCAAACATTTATGGGTTCAATGCGAAAATTGTTatggattaaattataaaaaattttttaagtcaaaaatgaatatttgtgaacagtgtggatatcatttgaaaatgagtAGTTCAGATAGAATTGAACTTTCGATTGATCCCGGAACTTGGGATCCTCTGGATAAAGATATGATATCTATAGACCCCATTGATTTTCGTTCAAAAGAGGAACCTTATGGAGATCGTATCGATTCTTATCAAAGAAGGACAGGTTTAGCTGATGCTATTCAAACAGGCATAGGTCAAATAAATGGTATTCCCGTAGCAATTGGCGTTATGGATTTTCAGTTTATGGGAGGTAGTATGGGATCCGTAGTAGGCGAGAAAATTACTCGTTTGATCGAGTATGCTACTAATCGATCTCTACCTGTCATTATTGTGTGTGCTTCTGGAGGAGCACGCATGCAAGAAGGAAGTTTGAGCTTGATGCAAATGGCTAAAATATCTTCTGCTTCATCTAATTATCAATCAGATAAAAAGTTATTCTATGTATCAATTCTTACATCTCCTACAACTGGTGGAGTAACAGCCAGTTTTGGTATGTTGGGGGATATCATTATTGCTGAACCTAACGCCTACATTGCATTTGCGGGTAAAAGAGTAATtgaacaaacattaaaaaaggtaatacCTGAAGGTTCACAAGTGTCTGAGTATTTATTCCATAAAGGTTTATTCGACCCAATAGTACCACGTAATCTTTTAAAAGGTGTTCTGGGTGAGTTATTTCAGCTCCACGGTTTCTTTCCCTTGAATCCAAGTTCAAAAATGTAA
- the LOC135664469 gene encoding ribulose bisphosphate carboxylase large chain: MSCREGLMSPQTETKASVGFKAGVKDYKLNYYTPDYEVKDTDILAAFRVTPQPGVPPEEAGAAVAAESSTGTWTTVWTDGLTSLDRYKGRCYHIEAVVGEENQYIAYVAYPLDLFEEGSVTNMFTSIVGNVFGFKALRALRLEDLRIPTSYSKTFQGPPHGIQVERDKLNKYGRPLLGCTIKPKLGLSAKNYGRAVYECLRGGLDFTKDDENVNSQPFMRWRDRFLFCTEALFKAQAETGEIKGHYLNATAGTCEEMMKRAICARELGVPIVMHDYLTGGFTANTSLAHYCRDNGLLLHIHRAMHAVIDRQKNHGMHFRVLAKALRMSGGDHIHAGTVVGKLEGEREMTLGFVDLLRDDYIEKDRSRGIFFTQDWVSMPGVLPVASGGIHVWHMPALTEIFGDDSVLQFGGGTLGHPWGNAPGAVANRVALEACVQARNEGRDLAREGNEIIREASKWSPELAAACEVWKEIKFEFEPVDKLDKEKK, translated from the coding sequence ATGAGTTGTAGGGAGGGACTTATGTCACCACAAACAGAGACTAAAGCAAGTGTTGGATTTAAAGCTGGTGTTAAAGATTACAAATTGAATTATTATACTCCTGACTACGAAGTCAAAGATACTGATATCTTGGCAGCATTCCGAGTAACTCCTCAACCTGGAGTTCCGCCCGAAGAAGCAGGGGCTGCGGTAGCTGCCGAATCTTCTACTGGTACATGGACAACTGTGTGGACTGATGGACTTACCAGTCTTGATCGTTACAAAGGGCGATGCTACCACATCGAGGCCGTTGTTGGGGAGGAAAATCAATATATTGCTTATGTAGCTTATCCTTTAGACCTTTTTGAAGAAGGTTCTGTTACTAACATGTTTACTTCCATTGTGGGTAATGTATTTGGTTTCAAAGCCTTACGAGCTCTACGTCTGGAGGATCTGCGAATTCCCACTTCTTATTCCAAAACTTTCCAAGGCCCGCCTCACGGCATTCAGGTTGAAAGAGATAAGTTGAACAAGTATGGTCGTCCCCTATTGGGATGCACTATTAAACCAAAATTGGGATTATCTGCAAAAAACTACGGTAGAGCGGTTTATGAATGTCTACGTGGTGGACTTGATTTTACCAAAGATGATGAAAACGTAAACTCACAACCATTTATGCGTTGGAGAGATCGTTTCTTATTTTGCACCGAAGCACTTTTTAAAGCGCAGGCCGAAACAGGTGAAATCAAAGGACATTACTTGAATGCTACTGCGGGTACatgtgaagaaatgatgaaaagggCCATATGTGCCAGAGAATTAGGAGTTCCTATCGTAATGCATGACTACTTAACTGGTGGATTCACTGCAAATACTAGCTTGGCTCATTATTGCCGTGACAACGGCCTACTTCTTCACATCCATCGCGCAATGCATGCAGTTATTGATAGACAGAAAAATCATGGTATGCATTTCCGTGTACTAGCTAAAGCATTACGTATGTCTGGTGGAGATCATATTCACGCCGGTACAGTAGTAGGTAAACTGGAAGGGGAACGTGAGATGACTTTAGGTTTCGTTGATTTATTACGTGATGATTATATCGAAAAAGACCGAAGTCGCGGTATTTTCTTCACTCAAGATTGGGTCTCTATGCCAGGTGTTCTGCCCGTGGCTTCAGGGGGTATTCATGTTTGGCATATGCCTGCTCTGACCGAAATCTTTGGGGATGATTCCGTACTACAGTTTGGCGGAGGAACTTTAGGACACCCTTGGGGAAATGCACCTGGTGCAGTAGCTAATAGGGTGGCTTTAGAGGCGTGTGTACAAGCTCGTAATGAGGGACGTGATCTTGCTCGTGAAGGTAATGAAATTATCCGTGAAGCTAGCAAATGGAGCCCTGAACTAGCCGCTGCTTGTGAAGTATGGAAAGAGATCAAATTCGAATTCGAACCAGTAGATAAGCTagataaagagaaaaagtaa
- the LOC135664468 gene encoding ATP synthase subunit beta, chloroplastic codes for MRINPTPSSPAVSTLEEQNLGRIAQIIGPVLDVVFPPGKMPNIYNALVVKGRDTIGQQINVTCEVQQLLGNNRVRAVAMSATDGLMRGMEVIDTGAPLSVPVGGATLGRIFNVLGEPVDNLGPVDTSTTSPIHRPAPAFIQLETKLSIFETGIKVVDLLAPYRRGGKIGLFGGAGVGKTVLIMELINNIAKAHGGVSVFGGVGERTREGNDLYMEMKESGVINEKNIAESKVALVYGQMNEPPGARMRVGLTALTMAEYFRDVNEQDVLLFIDNIFRFVQAGSEVSALLGRMPSAVGYQPTLSTEMGSLQERITSTKEGSITSIQAVYVPADDLTDPAPATTFAHLDATTVLSRGLAAKGIYPAVDPLDSTSTMLQPRIVGEEHYETAQRVKQTSQRYKELQDIIAILGLDELSEEDRLTVARARKIERFLSQPFFVAEVFTGSPGKYVGLAETIRGFQLILSGELDSLPEQAFYLVGNIDEATAKAMNLEEESKLKK; via the coding sequence atgagaatcaaTCCTACCCCTTCTAGTCCTGCGGTTTCcacacttgaagaacaaaacctAGGGCGTATCGCTCAAATTATTGGCCCAGTACTGGATGTTGTTTTTCCTCCGGGCAAGATGCCTAATATTTATAACGCTTTGGTAGTTAAGGGTCGAGATACTATTGGTCAGCAAATTAATGTGACTTGTGAGGTACAACAATTATTAGGAAATAATCGAGTTAGAGCTGTAGCTATGAGTGCTACAGATGGACTGATGAGAGGAATGGAAGTGATTGACACGGGAGCTCCTCTAAGCGTTCCAGTCGGTGGAGCTACCCTCGGACGAATTTTCAACGTTCTTGGGGAGCCTGTTGATAATTTAGGTCCTGTAGATACTAGCACAACATCTCCTATTCATAGACCTGCACCTGCCTTTATACAGTTAGAGACGAAATTATCAATCTTTGAAACAGGAATTAAAGTAGTGGATCTTTTAGCTCCTTATCGCCGTGGAGGAAAAATCGGACTATTTGGAGGAGCTGGAGTAGGTAAAACAGTACTCATCATGGAATTGATCAACAACATTGCCAAAGCTCATGGAGGCGTATCTGTATTTGGCGGAGTAGGCGAACGTACTCGTGAAGGAAATGATCTTTACATGGAAATGAAAGAATCCGgagtaattaatgaaaaaaatattgcagAATCAAAAGTAGCTCTAGTCTACGGTCAAATGAATGAACCGCCGGGAGCTCGTATGAGAGTTGGTTTGACTGCCCTAACTATGGCGGAATATTTCCGGGATGTTAATGAACAAGACGTACTTCTATTCATCGACAATATCTTTCGTTTCGTCCAAGCAGGATCAGAAGTATCCGCCTTATTGGGGAGAATGCCTTCTGCAGTGGGTTATCAACCTACCCTTAGTACAGAAATGGGTTCTTTGCAAGAAAGAATTACTTCTACCAAAGAGGGATCTATAACTTCGATCCAAGCCGTTTATGTACCTGCGGACGATTTGACCGACCCTGCTCCTGCCACGacatttgcacatttagatgctaCTACCGTATTATCGAGAGGATTAGCTGCCAAAGGTATTTATCCAGCAGTGGATCCTTTAGATTCAACGTCAACTATGTTACAACCTCGGATCGTTGGCGAGGAACATTATGAAACTGCGCAAAGAGTTAAGCAAACTTCACAACGTTACAAAGAACTTCAGGACATTATAGCTATTCTTGGGTTGGACGAATTATCCGAAGAAGATCGTTTAACTGTAGCAAGAGCACGAAAAATCGAGCGTTTCTTATCACAACCCTTCTTCGTGGCAGAAGTATTTACTGGTTCTCCAGGAAAATATGTTGGTCTTGCAGAAACAATTAGGGGGTTTCAACTGATCCTTTCCGGAGAATTAGACAGTCTTCCCGAGCAGGCCTTTTATTTAGTAGGTAACATCGATGAAGCTACCGCGAAAGCTATGAACTTAGAAGAGGAGAGCAAATTGAAGAAATGA